A window of Nymphalis io chromosome 18, ilAglIoxx1.1, whole genome shotgun sequence genomic DNA:
CACGTGGATAATTGAAGATCTACATTGCTCACCACGATGAAACTTTACCGGAAATTGAAAGTATTTATTGCACTATGCGTGTTAACAGTACATGCTGGTAAgttaatacttatttaacttaagaatttaaattgttaatgtcctgaatttaacataattattaagatttcgatTTTATAAAATCCCCGAAttgatctttataaaaataaaacagcaaataataaaaaaaatatattaattactcgCTCATTACTCATTAATACGTATTTTTTACTTCCATTGTATATGAGCGAAGGTTTACTGGACTGCGTTCGCGAACACTATCTTTCACAAATCCTATAGAGccagatttttaaaattgaaattacgtATAGATTGTAAGTAACAGTCTGtcaatgtcccattgctgggcttcctctccctttttgagtagaaggtatggagcttataccaccacgctttttttttcacgcaatggaatccttcagaaaggtacccagctcccaaggggggggggggtaactgggttatgtgggattcttacccactaaaactacTGTGATGGCCGTCCTtcgcacggatcggagaggctgcggtatcgtgttgatataacgcatcggcggcctctcccgtgctttgctccgctcgtggctcggcggagctctaaCCAGGGGGCAAAGGTAATCCCGCctccccgcactcctcgctagtgcgtacggcagcgcgaggccatcccggctgttattccaccacgctgctccaatgcggcttggtggaatacagatgtggcagtatttcagtgaatttagacacatacaggtttcctcacaattttttccttcaccgtcaagcacgagatgaattataaacacgaatatatagtataaaataattaacctataataattataatatgtatagattttCCTTGCGCGCCTAGACAGTACAATGAGTCAGTGGTATGCGTTTGTAACGCAACATACTGTGACACAGTCAGTAGAGTGGTTCCGGAACGGGGCACCTATATAATGTACACATCGTCTAAGGTATGTAttgaaaattctttatttatttgtgtttttaataattcgaAAATGCACATAGTTatctaactggtggtagagcttcgttCAAGTTCGTCTGgttaagtaccacccactcatcagatattctaccgcaaaacagcaatacttggtattgttgtgttccggtttgaagggtgagtgagctagtgtaataacaggcgcaagggacataacctcttagttcccaaggttagtggcgcattggtgatgtaagcaatggttaacatttcttacaatgccaatgtctatgggcgttggtgaccacttaccatcaggtggcccatatgctcgtccgccttcctattctataaaaaaaaaacttatattccTATCATAGGAATAgccaaacattatttataaaaaaaagtacagaGAGCATagagataattatttataaacatacttGCAACATTACGCATCACAATAAAGCCAAACTCAGTTCCCAAAAGCAGGGTCAGTCCATTAGATTTTTCATCATCGCAAATAACTCTAGCGGCCTCACCAAGagcagaaaatataattatataatcacaaGGCActggtataataatatacaaaaaatatcccACGTAGTTGTTGCAATATCGCGTCACAAGTATAAGTGTATTTAGCACACAGAAAACGATCGATGCAAAGAGAAGGCCGAAACTGCTTCAAAAAACTCGATAAAGGATTATTACATCAAAATATCCCTAACAGTACCAatctatgaatgtcccactgctgggctaaggcctactctccctttttgaggagaagatttggagcttattccaccacgctgctccaatgcgggttggtggtatacgcatgtggcagaatttgaacgcatgcaggtttcctcacgacgtattctttcaccgtcaagtgcaaaataactataatacactgtttatatataaagaacaatAACAATGTCTGTTTTTAtcgaattactaatattccaatTTATCCCTCCAGTTAaacgtaaagcttgtgttaggaggaGGACGACATTTCAGGATCGAACTTGTGAGCTTTACACAGCTAAGctggggccgaattctactaatttataaggATTACGAtacgattcaattccgatccaactttgaatcatttgtattttttcgAATCGAAACCGAActgataatatgttaacatataccgttatgacaaaatcttatcttaaatcaaaacttttatggcaatattcgataatttaattaaagaataggaaaacagaagaaacggcaacgatcacgcttcgattagattgcgataaagtgacaatttgttagtagaattgggccCCTATCCGTAAGCCATTGGGCTATtggctatataatatttatatgagtgTAATGTATTAGATTATTAACGGAGCGAAACGAAACCAAAAATCGTTGGAATAATGGCATGTAcacaattcttatttttaagcttataataataatgttttttatttttttatttagacggGTAAAAGATTTAGTAAAAGCTTTGGACCCATGCAACAGAAAACATGTATGAGTGAGtatggtatatataattattatatatattttatttctattacttatttcttttaataatcgcgatctttattatatagatgAGAACCACGAGATGGTATTGGAAATACACCCAGATAAAAAGTATCAGACAATTGAAGGATTCGGCGGGTCGGTGACTGATTCCGCAGGAATCAATTGGAAGAGCTTATCACCAGCGGCacaaaaacatttaatcaaGTAAATGGGATTTTAGTTGGCCAACATTTGTTGCTACAACATTAATTTAAGAAAGAaatgaaaacttaaattaatcAACAACAGATAGAATattctaaacattttttaaataacattttgtagCTATTTTGGTTAAAAGTCTTTTCAGAAGGTTAAGATCCTTTTCGATCTAGCAGTTGATCGATTAAAATCGACTATTGTGAAGGAAGTATAACAGAACAATGACTTTGTTTGTCGAACAACCGTTACCCTAGTGGCTAGCGCCTgacctctttccggtcgtgtcggattgccgtcccatcggattatgagagttagggaataggtagttacacaggtgcactctgcacctgtgtttgcgcacacacttgtgcactataatatctcctgcgtagttggctaatctctcttgagattggccgccgtggccgaaatcggtctggaggacattattattattattcattattattataaaacataatgcttatataattattaaagtgttAGCCATAATGGAGGTTTTCTTTGTCCAAAGCTCGTATTGCAGTGAAGATGGACTGGAATACTCAATGATTCGCGTCCCCAATAGCTCGACGGATTTTTCTACTCGTTCGTATGCTTACAATGAATACCCGGTTAACGACACAAAATTAACGAACTTCACTTTAGCTCCAgaagatattttatacaaggtgaaaacattaattaattttaaatcttatattaaaaaattaattaataaacaacgcATATTACTCAATTACAATATTgttatagatgataaaaaagcatggagttgaaattatttgttgatttttggCAAGGACATATAACttagttgtattttattatcataggtATGTACGTATTGGTGGAAAAGAGTAGTTCTATTGAGTTTCTAGTCGATTCTTCTAAGAATCTTAATTCAGAATCGGTGATAgttgtgtattaaaatatttaatcagtaACATAATGTGAAAAGATGCCTCTTACAGCCCACttgattaaagattattttgattttggtgtCCAGATATTACACGACCATTATAGCTCACAAACCGTCCATTACATGTACCCCTATTAAATAGATTACAAATGTGAAAATTAGTGAGTACTATTTTTCCTCTTTTCTATCATCTATGTATAAAGTATCTCTCTATCTTTCTAGTATCAAATAGTAtgcctttttattaattattatatagcatgACCCGCGGCTTTACCAGCGTGGATTGTGGCACAATATGCTGTTTTAACGCAtataatgcctatttgaattatacttaTGATGTCTTCAAACTATTAGGAATGCAGaggtgtaaattaaaaaatgattgttttggcaACTCGCTAGTAgccatattaacaaaaaatcagttattttcaaatcacagacagacactttaatttaatttatccgtATAGATGCAGATACTATATGCTGGATGATATATTCGGTATTGTTAAGGTGATGAGGATTTTTTCTTTAAGGTCCCCATGATCCAAGCTTGTATGAAAGCAGCCAAAGTTGACGTGGACGTGATTACAGCTACCTGGGCGCCTCCTAGTTGGATGTTAGTAAAGGAACAAATCTCAGGGCTCAGATATCTTAATGAGGATTATCATCAGGCGTACGCTGACTATCAGTGCAAGTAAGTACTTATGGGAAAGTCTTGTAATAATGTTGATCGAGcatctatttaactttttttatataaattagaaataattagaataatcataaaaatgggagaatattacttattttacttaGTGCTAGGGCTTTGGTGGCGCTAGCCCGTCTGGTTAGGGACTACTCAACACATATTccactgccaaacagcaataataagtattgtgttccggttggaaggatgtaaatctttttttcaagagtttgtggcgcattggtgatgtgaggaacggttgattattttattacggCGCTGaagtctatggacggtggtgaccacttaccgttagGTACCCCGTCTGACCGTCCACCAACGTTTATTACAAAACTATTTGCCttagatatatttgtttaatacccGTACTCGATACACATATCTTGAAGACAACGGCTCCCTGTTGTAAGTGTAACCCCTTAGGCCCGTAGGAGTCGCATGTTCGATCCAGATAGCCTAAGGGGATTAATGTCGTACATACTAAAATATGCTGTGCACTCAATTAGAGGGTTCaaaaggaatattaataattccttgaAAACGGGTCATtgctattatttaagaaaaaaacactTCCTTAGTTGTTacgtaaaaaaacaacaaaggtATTTCTCAACTGATTGAATAAACCTGTtgtattatattaggtccttacatatgaaattagcgttttgtcatactgaccactttgatctgaaatatctcctctggttaagaattccaaattcaaatttataaattcatttagctggtacatttgagttttgaaaacagtcattcatttgtttttttttttatttttttctttggcgtcgcttattaccgcacaattgaaaacatgaaatatcggtatatttaggagtacgagttctaccgtggcaccagtgctgcagaaacagctcgaaggattaatgatatgTACGGCGCTGATGTCGCAAataaagcacggtacgtttttggtttcgacgttttcgttctggaaatttcgaccttcagaaccaaccctgtggatggccggagaccaaagtggaaaatgaagaactAAAGGCTATCTAAGgaaagcggatccatcacaaagcacttaatactgtattaatccacttgaagcaaatcaggaaagtaaaaaaacttgaacgatgggtacgtCACTGTGTACTCTCTGTGTGGTACGGCTTTGTTaatttgctcaaccgacacaataatgaagggatcgcaatggctgaaccctggagactcagccaaacgaaaattgactcagaaaaagttacttgtgagtgtttggtggactagcgccggtgttgACTACAGCTATCTAAAATccggccaaacgattacggcagatatctattgtcagcaactgcaaaccatgaaggaagaactagctgctaaacaaccgagattggtcaattgCTCTAGgacactgctgcttcacgaaaacgcaagaccacacactgcacaacaaacaaccactaagttagatgagctacaatgggaatgtctgcgacatccaccgtactccccgaaccttgctccaacagattacaatttttttcggaacttggacaacttcttacaaggaaaaaaattcaactccgatgcggcagtccaaaccgccttcaaagagtttctTGATtttcgcccccatggtttttttagtaaaaggatcaatgaactatgagatggcaaaagtgcattgataacaacggtgcatactttgattggttaagattcacgatttcactttgattaattaaatatattttacaaaaaaaaaagactttatattcctcccgtacaaaacgccaatttcatatataaggacctaatataattgttaaggAAGTACAGACTGGCGATACGTCGAAATCACATAGGAAGTATCACATAATTAGCAGCAACAATTAGTGTCCCAAAAAAGTTTTACCGACTCTCTCTCTTTTCCTAAATAACGTCCTATCGGCCTCTATCgctatatacaaaacaattaaagtaatgtttgcgcaaaaaatatatatatatagtgcttGCCTTTAAAAGTGTTTTGGACAActgatttctttttattttcatattttttttctgtaagaCGCTGTTGGctagtacaaataaataaataaaaaaaccgagTTATTTTCGCGTTTGTTCTTTAGTAACAGTTTTCTTGTCCGAGCTGGTGATACCTTTTTATGTTTGACTATCAATACGCAAGTGTAatacttatctatatatatatactaaagatttgattttttgtatgtttgtttgttctaCTGTTCTAAAActtactgaaccgattttaaaaatactttcacCTATAGAAAGCTACATTACCGAAGAGTAACATAGGCGAtatcttattttcaaaaaaaatagagatccttacgaaaattgcaataatgtaaaccaaggtataattttttttcctataaGCAATCATTGGCGTAAAAAAGCAAATGTTTAACCCAGacgaaataattattagtatttaataaagaaattttaatttcctttttacTTTTAGATTTGCCGAACTTTACAACCAACAAGGTATTAAAATATGGGGACTGTCAGCTGCAAATGAACCATTGCTTCCCTTTATATACGAACTGAAACAAGAGGCCCAGATATGGTCTACGAAGAAAATGGTACATAATTCctattcctatatatatatatagtgttagGGAGCCTATATGTTAAGTGAGGATATGAGTTACCTCTATTCCAAAATGTCAACCAATTCTGTTCATTAGTTTTCACGTGACAGTTCTATCCATCCCTACAAACTCAacgcttataatattaatagccaCGTGTGTTACTGGACCGCCTCGGTTCATatacttatttcattaaaatattacaaagtaaGTTGAAACCGTTGATTTTTCAGGCGAAATTTTTCAAGAACAATTTAGGACCTACAATTAGAAACTGTTCAGTGAAAGACATTCGGATAATGGCTGCCGATGATCAAAGATTCACACTTCCGACGTTATTTGATGATGTAAGTATatctttatctatatttataatattatataatatatatattatcatataaaatttaatgtttgaaaATAGAGCCGATATGAAAAATCGATTGGCGTAAACTCCGCGGGGACGGAGCAATGACGCAgctagttaaaataataaaacattcagttttttaaatgtcaaacagGACAATGACACTGCGCAGCGCTGTGTGCGCAACCTTCGAGAGAGGAGAATGATGAGAATGCATTTATTTTGAGATATACTGATATAGGGATAGCGTACAATATGAAAACTTAGCGTGGAGTGAGAAAGTGTgagaaaaagattaaaaaaaggaaaataacttaaaataatagatatatataataacttagaataatatttatgtgaatAAGTATAATGTAGATATGTACTTTATTTCTCTACGACCAAAATGCTTTTAAGGTTTCCTCtccttatatataacattttgtcATATTTTAGAAAGCGaatgggtcatctgatggtcAGACATGTGTACCTTCGCCCATATATTTACACTGCAAGATGTATAAACCAACCCTTACaccataattatatacaataagtgggtggtaccacccCAGAATTGTTGCAAAACCATACCAACTACCGATCAATCATTAAAACACACACGATGTACACATTTTCAGATATCAAAAATCGATGGAGTCTTGGATTACATTGATGGGGTAGCGGTGCATTTTTATTACGATGAAACTACACATCCAGCTATACTTGCAAGGCTTAGTAAAAAACATCCGGACAAATTTATTCTATCCACCGAAGCATGCGCAGGTATTACAATTCTTGACTTTTTAATTCCTGACCTTAATATTACACGTATTTCAATTTAACAGCATTAGTAATCATAccaatttaacattataataatcatgATTAATGTCATACTAGATTATATACCTAGCGAAGTGCTTAAAACTATAGCaccatttcaaataattattttaatattattaagccgatttaattaatcgaaattttgataaaaacccTTACCATATGCctaattataaactatatagaattaaaaatagtCTGGATGGTAAACGATGGTCTATAAATGATAGGACCGGTGGAGCTTATGTTATCAACTGGTTTGAAGGCTTGTTTAAGTATGCAgagtaaatgcgtttttccagcgagataaAAAGAAAAGTCTACACCACGTGGTCGATTTATGTCTATTATGGATCGTCATTCAGAAGACACTCCAAAATCTCCTTGGTAGTCTTTTGTAGGTTACAACCAACAATGTCCCGGCATTTTCTCTATCGTCCATTTCCTGCTATCTTTACATATCATTCAAATAGTTCAATTCTCGAGGACCGGCCTCATGGGGAAGCCCCAGTGACTTATTCTAAGCTCTTAAGGGAGGTTACCATGGTTTTAAAtattggatttattttattcgttattcCGATTATGATCACgcgttttgtatgtatttattgtatggTAAGAtgtatgcttaatatttctagGATACCTGCCGACTGACAAGCTTAAAGTAGACTTGGGGTCGTGGAAGAGAGCTAAGACATACATCAAGGACATACTTGAGGTAATTAtgcattcattaattatttcattttacagaCGTCTGACGAATGTCGCACGTGACACGTGACGTGTGTTCTTTTAAAACTGTTAAACAATGATGTTATAAATGCAGTAAGCTCACTCACTTGgcggtaaggctttgtgcaagcccgtaaTGAGTGGATGCTACCTATCCTTTGTACCGCTAAGCAGCACTACTTGTTAGTAGTTTTACTAGTTTTAGAAATGTGTTTGGTATCTCGAAGGAACAAAAGATTGTTCGCATTTTCCGCTGAAGCGCAGCCGTATCGTAAATAAttgttaactaaattaaaaaaattagtctATGTTTATTTTGAACACCGTGAAAACGGCATTATTTTTCAGAACCTTAACTATAATTTAGTTGGGTGGATAGATTGGAATATGTGTCTCGACATGAAAGGTGGTCCGTCGTGGGTAAAGAATTACGTTGACTCCCCGATCATAGTCGACGCTCAGAACCAAGAATTCCTTAAGCAGCCGACCTTCTATGCGATGGGTCATTTCTCCAAATTCGTACCAAGAAATTCTAGAAGAATAAGAGCCTTGAAATTAATTCCGGAACAGGATTCGGATTTGGAACTGTAAGTGACTTTTTCTCTTCTTGCTTTTAACTTAAACTTAACTACAACTGAACTAATACTATGTtctaaaacaattgaaattaagCACAAAAGTTATGCAAATTTTAGCTCAATCAGTTCTGAATTCCAATAATCGTCATCTGCGTAACAGAAATGATTATTACATGAATAGTTTGCaagaataaaagataaattatatttcactgTCTGTTTCGGAAAACACGAAACGGGGAGTCCCCTTGTACACACAGTTCACAGTAATAATACTTTCAGAGTTAcggtaataatattttcagagTTATATATTTGACTATGTCAATtttgcatatcactttctgcagtgctataagaactcacttcattactcccGTGTGAAATGTTggcaaccgacttatggtgatatattgTTTGATGCGACTATTCATGAAATGTTATAACTATAACGGTCAAAGTCGCATGTTGACATATCAATGTCATaaagtaatatgcgacattgacctcGAGTTAGCTCTTGCAGAATATCTCTagagataattatataaaattatcaataaagacaataatatttttacagccaAGACA
This region includes:
- the LOC126775694 gene encoding putative glucosylceramidase 3, with the protein product MKLYRKLKVFIALCVLTVHADFPCAPRQYNESVVCVCNATYCDTVSRVVPERGTYIMYTSSKTGKRFSKSFGPMQQKTCMNENHEMVLEIHPDKKYQTIEGFGGSVTDSAGINWKSLSPAAQKHLINSYCSEDGLEYSMIRVPNSSTDFSTRSYAYNEYPVNDTKLTNFTLAPEDILYKVPMIQACMKAAKVDVDVITATWAPPSWMLVKEQISGLRYLNEDYHQAYADYQCKFAELYNQQGIKIWGLSAANEPLLPFIYELKQEAQIWSTKKMAKFFKNNLGPTIRNCSVKDIRIMAADDQRFTLPTLFDDISKIDGVLDYIDGVAVHFYYDETTHPAILARLSKKHPDKFILSTEACAGYLPTDKLKVDLGSWKRAKTYIKDILENLNYNLVGWIDWNMCLDMKGGPSWVKNYVDSPIIVDAQNQEFLKQPTFYAMGHFSKFVPRNSRRIRALKLIPEQDSDLEL